AGCGAGACACACAAAGGGAAGACACCATCACAAAGTGCTCAATGTTGCTCTCTTTTGCCAGCTCAATGAGGTTTTTGGTTCCCTGATAGTCCACTTGATAAGGACCAGTGGGATCAAGACTGGGACGCGCTCCCGTTGCGGAGAGGACGACGGTACAATCAGTAATGGCACTCTGTAAACTATCGGGCTTTAAAACATCCCCCAGTACCAGTTCTGCTTCTGGCGGTAAGATTTGTTTGGCCTCTTCTAAGTTTCTCACCAAAGCCCGCACCGGAATATTGGCCTTAATCAACTCACTGACAATCCGACGTCCCGTTTCTCCCGTTGCCCCTGCGACTAGTGCTTTCATTTGCGATTACTCCTTAATTAAAAGCGGTCTTTCATGCCACGCAAGCGACCAAAGGTCTTTACCGGATCCTGACTTTGCGCGATCGTTTGTAAGTTTTGATCGTCCCACCGCAGAAAGGGATTGGTTTCTTTTTCTTGTGCCAAGAGTGAGGGAACAGTGGCTTTTCCTTCCCGACGCGCCTTTTGCACTTCCTGATAGCGACTTTGCACCACCGGGTTATTCGGTTCCACACTAATGGCAAACTGGTAATTTTTCAGGGTATATTCGTGGGCACACCAGAGACGAGTTTGATCGGGCAAAGTTTTCAATTTTCCCAAAGAGTCCACCATCTGGCTTGGCGTTCCTTCAAATAAACGCCCACAACCGCCGACAAACATGGTATCACCAGCAAAGAGTTCGCCAACTGCTTCCCCGTCACTAGGCGGAAAATAGTAAGCAATATGACCGCTGGTGTGTCCGGGAACAAAGAATACCTTTCCCGAACGTCCGCCAAACGTTACCGTATCTCCTTCCTGCAAAAAAACTTCTTGATGGGGAATCCGTCCTTCATCTTTGGCACTGCCATAAACCACGGCTTGCGGATAGCGCTTTTTCAGTTCCCGATTGCCACCGACATGATCAAAGTGGTGATGGGTATTAAAAATAGCCACTAAGTCGGCATTGAGTTCTTTTAGGCATTGCAAAACCGGTTTTGCTTCTGCGGGATCAACCGTGGCTGCAATGTTTTGCTCTGGATCATAAAGGACAAAAATATAGTTGTCCGATAGCGCCGGTAAACGTTTTACTTCCATGGTTGGATTACTTATGTTCTTCTAAGGCTGCAGAATTTTCAGTTTCAGTGGTAGATTCCACTTCGCTGGGGAGTTCTAAGCAATACCCTGCCCCATAAACCGTTTTAATATACATCGGATGACGGGGTTCGGGTTCCAGCTTAGTGCGCAGATGGCGAATATGCACCCGAATGGTTTCAATATCATCATCAGGGTCATATCCCCACACTTCTTTCAGGATTTCACTGGGAGAAACCGTCTGTCCGTGACGTTGCAACAAACAGTGCAGGAGTTCAAATTCCAGATGCGTCAACTTCACGGTTTGACTAAACCAAATGGCTTCAAATCGTTCGGGAACAAGCGTTAAGGGACCATAATTCAGAATTTCGCTATGTTTAGCGGCTCTGGGAATTCGGTCAGTGCGACGCAGCAGGGCGCGCACGCGCGCTAACATTTCTTCAACTTCAAAGGGTTTAGTGAGATAGTCATCAGCACCAGCATTAAAACCTTCTACTTTGTCTTGAGTTTGACCCAAAGCCGTCAACATCAAGATGGGAATGTCAGCCGTGCGGTCATCACGCCGTAACCGTTGGCATACCGTTAAACCATCGACGCGAGGCAGCATCAGGTCAAGCATAATCAAATCCGGCTGCAGTTGCACTGCCAGGGCTTGACCTTTAATACCATCATTTGCGGGTTCTACTGTGTAGCCTGCCATTTCCAGATTAATCGTAACCAGTTCTGAAATCGCAGGATCATCATCAATAACAAGGATTCGAGGCATCATTATGATAGCGCTAGCTATACTTTTATTTAGGGTTTGACAAGATGTGTAAACGAAAAATTAAGATTTACTTACTGATTATACGAGCTTTGCTTCAATCCTTTTTTCTTTATAAAGATTTCTTGAAGAATTGCTAAGTCTTATTCTAACGATCTTCAACAAGTTTTAAGAATTATAACGGATAATAGGTCTTTATTACCAGTGATGAAAAATTCCTTTACACCTTATGCACCCCCTTGGTACTTCCGCAACGGAATTGTGCAGACTGTTGCCACGACTTACCGGTATGGCAAAACTTGGGAAATCTGGAAAAAGCAGGCGAGGTGGTTAAAAGATTATCCCCCACTACCGTGGCAAGAAAAGGTGTTTGCTGGGGCAGAGGATGTCCCTCTGTGGGGGAAATGGGCTTGTCCGCCCGATGCTCACGGCACAATGATTATTAACTATGGGATTACCGGTAATACAGAACAATCTTGGTACACTTATTTAACGGCGTACAAGGCTTACACTCAGGGATGGGCAGTTTTAGTCTATGATTGGCGCGGTCATGGTAAAACGGCTGAATTATCTCCAGTTCCGATGTCTGATGGTTGGCGCGAAGGAGATGATCAAGTTCGCTTAGCGGAACAACTAGTGGCGTTAGGCTGTCCCGAAAAAGTGGTTTTAGTGGGATTTTCTTTGGGAGGACAGCTTGCTTTATGGGGACTGAAAGCAGCCCAAGCACATAATAGTCCTTTGATTCAAGGTGCTGCCACTTTGGCACCGAATTTAGAGTCGAACTGGACCCTTGATTTCCTAGTTAGTTACCCATTTGGACGGATTGTGGAAAAAAAGTTTACTAAGGAGTTAAAGGCAGCAGCGTGTCAGCAAGCAATGTCTTTTCCCAATGTGGTTGATCCGAGTGTGGTGGATCGGATTCATTCCATTCGGGATTTTGATCGGGAAATGGTGATTGACTACTATGGGTTTGCCAGCGATACGGACTATTATCATTACACAGCAGGACTGTATTTACTGGATCAGCTCACTTTACCTTATCTGATTGTTTATGCAGCCGATGATCCAAT
Above is a genomic segment from Cyanobacteria bacterium GSL.Bin1 containing:
- a CDS encoding NAD(P)H-binding protein, producing MKALVAGATGETGRRIVSELIKANIPVRALVRNLEEAKQILPPEAELVLGDVLKPDSLQSAITDCTVVLSATGARPSLDPTGPYQVDYQGTKNLIELAKESNIEHFVMVSSLCVSRFFHPLNLFWLVLYWKKQAEAELQKSGLTYTIVRPGGLKNEDTPDAVVMSKADTLFEGSIPRQKVAQVCVAALSQEEAKNKIVEIVAEPEASSRNWEELFAQV
- the gloB gene encoding hydroxyacylglutathione hydrolase, whose amino-acid sequence is MEVKRLPALSDNYIFVLYDPEQNIAATVDPAEAKPVLQCLKELNADLVAIFNTHHHFDHVGGNRELKKRYPQAVVYGSAKDEGRIPHQEVFLQEGDTVTFGGRSGKVFFVPGHTSGHIAYYFPPSDGEAVGELFAGDTMFVGGCGRLFEGTPSQMVDSLGKLKTLPDQTRLWCAHEYTLKNYQFAISVEPNNPVVQSRYQEVQKARREGKATVPSLLAQEKETNPFLRWDDQNLQTIAQSQDPVKTFGRLRGMKDRF
- a CDS encoding response regulator, which codes for MPRILVIDDDPAISELVTINLEMAGYTVEPANDGIKGQALAVQLQPDLIMLDLMLPRVDGLTVCQRLRRDDRTADIPILMLTALGQTQDKVEGFNAGADDYLTKPFEVEEMLARVRALLRRTDRIPRAAKHSEILNYGPLTLVPERFEAIWFSQTVKLTHLEFELLHCLLQRHGQTVSPSEILKEVWGYDPDDDIETIRVHIRHLRTKLEPEPRHPMYIKTVYGAGYCLELPSEVESTTETENSAALEEHK
- a CDS encoding alpha/beta fold hydrolase — its product is MKNSFTPYAPPWYFRNGIVQTVATTYRYGKTWEIWKKQARWLKDYPPLPWQEKVFAGAEDVPLWGKWACPPDAHGTMIINYGITGNTEQSWYTYLTAYKAYTQGWAVLVYDWRGHGKTAELSPVPMSDGWREGDDQVRLAEQLVALGCPEKVVLVGFSLGGQLALWGLKAAQAHNSPLIQGAATLAPNLESNWTLDFLVSYPFGRIVEKKFTKELKAAACQQAMSFPNVVDPSVVDRIHSIRDFDREMVIDYYGFASDTDYYHYTAGLYLLDQLTLPYLIVYAADDPIFEPNIIPEMQAKVEKNADGHLLLTAHGGHVSHIGQKNDIEDQFWGINRLLEFVNEV